In Dehalococcoidia bacterium, the genomic window TCTGGGCAGCAATTCTATAGACTTGGTGGTTGCCGAGTCAAATTTAGCCATGGGGAATTTCTTCAGTATGGCGTCTCTCTGTTTATCGTTAGTGGGTACAGCCAGCTTTTTCAAACCGGCAAATGCCTCCTCTGCCATGTCGGCAAGTCCGGCCTTCTGTAGTTTGCTCAGGCGTTCTTCGTTAATCCAGATGTTTACGGGATAAATCTCTGCCATGTTATACCTCCATCGGGGGAACACTGATAACAGGGTTCCTCCTGGTCAGATATTCATTTGTTACGAAAGGCGACCCGAAGCCGTATTTCTCGCCCGACTCCATAACCAGGTCGAAGACCTCTGGCCTGAATATCAAGCGCGGTGGCTTGACCCCATCCTGGATGATGCTTCTGATGAGTGTGCCGCTGAACGCCTGGCTCTCCTTGTCATGTCCGCACAGCCCGGAGTAGGTTACCTCGCCGCAGACAGGACAATACCACCACTCCAGCGTAAGCACCGAGACTATTCCCAAATCGGGAACC contains:
- a CDS encoding sulfate adenylyltransferase, whose translation is VPDLGIVSVLTLEWWYCPVCGEVTYSGLCGHDKESQAFSGTLIRSIIQDGVKPPRLIFRPEVFDLVMESGEKYGFGSPFVTNEYLTRRNPVISVPPMEV